Genomic window (Streptomyces yatensis):
TCGGTGTAGCGGTCGTCGACCAGGATCTCGCCCGGGTACCAGTTGTTGAGCACCTCGTGGTCGTCCCACTGGGTGATGGTCGGCACCTCGGCGTGGAAGCGGCGCAGCGCGGCGTCCAGGAGGTTGTAGCGGAAGTTGCCGCGGTACTCGTCGAGCGTCTCGGCGACCTTGGTCTTCTCCGGGGTGATGAGGTTGCGCCAGGTGGAACCGTCGGGCAGCTTGACGGTCTCGGTCATCGGGCCGTCGGCGTAGATGTTGTCGCCGCTGCACAGGAAGAACTCCGGCTCGCGGCGGCGCATCTCCTCGAAGATGCGGTAGCCGCCGTGGTCCGGGTTGATGCCCCAGCCCTGCCCCGCCAGATCGCCCGACCAGACGAAACGCACGTCCTTACGGCGCTCGGGAACCGTGCGGAACGTGCCGTGGACCGCCTCGCTGGTGCGGCGCGGGTCCTCCGGGTCGGCCAGCAGCACCCGGTAGTGCACCTGGCTCCCGGCGGGCAGGCCGTGCAGTGCGGTGCGGCCGGTGAAGTCGGTGCCGGGACCGACCAGCGGGCCCCGCCACCGCTTGGCCCGCGCGAAGGACTCGGTCGCGGACGTCTCCACGATCATGCGGGCCGGACGGTCGGAGCGGACCCACACCAGCCCCGAAGACGTCGTCACATCGCCCACCTGAACGCCCCACTGGGCGCTCGGACGCCCCGACAGCGCCTGGGCGGGCGCGCCGGACGTGCCGGACGCGGCCGACGCGGCCGATGCCACGGCGGGCACCGCGAGCGCCGCCGACGCGGCCGCCGACCCCTGCAGTACCGTGCGCCGTCCGATCCCTCTGCCGGATTCCCGCCCCATGGTGCCCTCCCGTTGCTCGTAGAACTGCTGTGCTGTTGTGTTTGTTATCGGTGCAAGATGCCGCCCTTACGAACGCCCAGTGAATAACCGGGCGCCCGCACCGGGGAAGTGCCCCGCGCGCCGTCCCCGAGAAGTCACCGTAAGGGCTGCCACGTTTCCGCGCCGGGCACCGTAAGGGCGCCGCGTACCGTACGGGCATGGGATCCACCGACGCCCCCGGCCCGGCCTCCCGTCTCACCTATCCGGAGGTGGGCGCCACCCGGCGGTGGCCGCTGCCCGCCGGCTATCACCATCTGCGGGTGCGGACCCGTGTCGGCCACGGGCGGGGCACGTTCGAGGCGGCCGGACGGGCGGTCATGGACTGGCGGATGCACCGGGCGGTGGGGGTGTCGATCCGCGCCGCGGATCCGCTCGCCACCCCGGGGCGCCCGGTCGTGGTGGGCCTGGGGTTCGGGCGGCTGCGGCTGCGCGCGCCGTGCGAGGTGGTGTGGACGGTCGCGGAGGAGACGCGGACCGGCTTCGCGTACGGCACGCTGCCCGGCCATCCGGAGCGCGGCGAGGAGTCGTTCCTGGTGGAGCTGGAGCCGGATGGCTCGGTGGTGCTGACGGTGACGGCGTTCAGCCGCCCCGACTCCTGGTTCAGCCGGGCCGGCGGGCCGCTGGTGCCGCTCTTCCAGCGGGCGTACGCACGACGTTGCGGCAGGGTACTGCGCAGGTGGGCGGTAGAGTGACGGAACCTCGGACTTCAACCTTTTGATTTCGGACAAAATAAGCTTCTGTTATCAGATACGCCCTTAACCCATAGGTCACAGTCCGTTCGTGATCACGCAACACCTTTGCGCGAGGGTGTTTGCATGACATTTCGAGCGACCCCCGAGCCCCCTTCCCGGCGCCGCCCCCGCTGGCGGCACGAGCTGGTCGCATGGTGGTCACGGCGCCAGGACCACGCGCCGCCGGGCAGCTCACCCTCGCCCGCGGCCGACGCACACACCGCCCACGCCGCGGGCGCCCCGGAGACCACGGACCCCGAGGCCACCACGCTGTGGCGGATGCGCACGACCGTACGGGACGAGCCGGGCACCCTCGCCGCGCTGTGCGCGGCGCTGGCCGGGCACCAGGTCGACATCCTGGCCCTGCAGACCCATCCGCTGACGGACGGCACGGTGGACGAATTCCTGCTGCGCGCGCCCGAGGCCCTGCCCGCCGCCGAGCTGACCGACGCCGTCGCGGCCGCGGGCGGCAGCGACACCTGGGTCGAGCGGGCCGACGCCCACGACCTGGTGGACGCGCCGACCCGGGCGCTGACCCTGGCCACCCGCACCGCCCTGGACGCCGCCGAACTCCCGCTCGCCCTGCGCCAGTTGTTCGGCCGCTGCACCATCCACTCGGTTCCCGCCAAGTCCTTCAGCGGCCGCTCCCTGGAGAGCACCCCGCCCGCCGAAGGTGTCCTGGAGGAGACCGTGATGCGGCTGCGCGACCCGTCCGGCGGCGCGATCATCATCGAGCGGCCGTATCTGCCGTTCACCCCGACCGAGTTCGCCCGGGCCCGTGCGCTGGTCGAGCTGGACGCCCGGCTCGGCCCGCGGATCCCGCACGACGGCGATGTGCTGACGCTGCCCGAGGGCAACGCCATCACCGTGCGCCGCGCCGACGCCGGCGACCTGGCCGCGGCCCGCGAGATGCACGTCCGCTGCTCCCCCGCGACGCTCGCGCTGCGCTACCACGGGCCGGTCGGCGACGCCGACCGCTACCTCGCCCATCTGCTGAGCCCGCGCTTCGGCCGCACCCTGGCCGCGTACACCGCCTCCGGGCGGCTGGTCGCCCTCGGCCATCTGCTGTGGGACGGGGACGAGGCCGAGGTCGCGCTGATCGTCGAGGACGAGTGGCAGCGGCGCGGCGTCGGCGGGGAGCTGCTGCGGCGGCTGGTCGCGATGGCCGCCGAGACCGGCTACGAGAGCGTCTACGCCGTCACCCAGTCGGCCAACACCGGCATGGTGACCGCGATGCGCGCCCTCGAACTGCCGCTGGACTACCAGATCGAGCAGGGCACGCTGGTGATCAGCGCCCGCCTGGACCCGGCACCGGCACCGGCACCGGTCCCCCCGCTGCCGCACTGCTGACACCGGCCGGGACGT
Coding sequences:
- a CDS encoding alkaline phosphatase D family protein, whose translation is MGRESGRGIGRRTVLQGSAAASAALAVPAVASAASAASGTSGAPAQALSGRPSAQWGVQVGDVTTSSGLVWVRSDRPARMIVETSATESFARAKRWRGPLVGPGTDFTGRTALHGLPAGSQVHYRVLLADPEDPRRTSEAVHGTFRTVPERRKDVRFVWSGDLAGQGWGINPDHGGYRIFEEMRRREPEFFLCSGDNIYADGPMTETVKLPDGSTWRNLITPEKTKVAETLDEYRGNFRYNLLDAALRRFHAEVPTITQWDDHEVLNNWYPGEILVDDRYTEKNVDVLAARARRAFAEYFPISTLRPDASGRVYRVQHHGPLLDVFVLDCRTYRDANSPNRQPEDAQGILGAEQLRWLKRELSRSRAVWKVIACDMPLGLVVPDGDTDFEAVAQGDPGAPLGRELQMADLLRHIKHRKITGTVWLTADVHYTSAQHYDPSRAAFKDFAPFWEFVSGPLNAGAFPSVKLDGTFGPEQPFVKAPTVANVSPAEGFQFYGEVDIDGDSAEMTVRLREDGGKVLFTKVLRPGLVGQ
- a CDS encoding DUF1990 family protein; this translates as MGSTDAPGPASRLTYPEVGATRRWPLPAGYHHLRVRTRVGHGRGTFEAAGRAVMDWRMHRAVGVSIRAADPLATPGRPVVVGLGFGRLRLRAPCEVVWTVAEETRTGFAYGTLPGHPERGEESFLVELEPDGSVVLTVTAFSRPDSWFSRAGGPLVPLFQRAYARRCGRVLRRWAVE
- a CDS encoding GNAT family N-acetyltransferase, whose translation is MTFRATPEPPSRRRPRWRHELVAWWSRRQDHAPPGSSPSPAADAHTAHAAGAPETTDPEATTLWRMRTTVRDEPGTLAALCAALAGHQVDILALQTHPLTDGTVDEFLLRAPEALPAAELTDAVAAAGGSDTWVERADAHDLVDAPTRALTLATRTALDAAELPLALRQLFGRCTIHSVPAKSFSGRSLESTPPAEGVLEETVMRLRDPSGGAIIIERPYLPFTPTEFARARALVELDARLGPRIPHDGDVLTLPEGNAITVRRADAGDLAAAREMHVRCSPATLALRYHGPVGDADRYLAHLLSPRFGRTLAAYTASGRLVALGHLLWDGDEAEVALIVEDEWQRRGVGGELLRRLVAMAAETGYESVYAVTQSANTGMVTAMRALELPLDYQIEQGTLVISARLDPAPAPAPVPPLPHC